The Euphorbia lathyris chromosome 2, ddEupLath1.1, whole genome shotgun sequence genome includes a window with the following:
- the LOC136220671 gene encoding probable calcium-binding protein CML25, with protein sequence MDKTPQNISDSFATHFRQVFKQLDTDGDGKISSHELSELLLSLGYEKSEAIEEAEELVRCMDSNGDGFVELDQFIHSLSNCGGKEDEDYDYDNDLMDVFSVFDVDKNGFISDKELHQVLIRLGCDEHECSIQDCRKMIDGVDQDGDGFVDFQEFRAMMTKSMG encoded by the coding sequence ATGGACAAAACCCCACAAAATATATCTGATTCATTTGCAACCCATTTCAGACAAGTTTTCAAGCAATTGGATACAGATGGAGATGGCAAAATATCTTCACACGAGCTTAGTGAGTTGCTTCTTTCTCTTGGCTATGAAAAATCAGAAGCTATTGAAGAAGCTGAAGAACTGGTGAGATGTATGGATTCAAATGGAGATGGGTTTGTGGAATTAGATCAGTTCATTCATTCATTGAGTAATTGTGGAggaaaagaagatgaagattatgattatgataaTGATTTAATGGATGTATTTTCAGTATTTGATGTTGATAAAAATGGGTTCATTTCTGATAAAGAGTTGCATCAGGTTTTGATTAGACTTGGATGTGATGAACATGAATGTAGTATTCAAGATTGCAGGAAGATGATTGATGGAGTTGATCAAGATGGTGATGGTTTTGTGGATTTTCAAGAATTTAGAGCAATGATGACAAAAAGTATGGGCTAG
- the LOC136216807 gene encoding brefeldin A-inhibited guanine nucleotide-exchange protein 2-like: MASSEADSRLSQVVAPALEKIIKNASWRKHSKLAHQCKSVLERINSHQKQPIPGDSESDDSIPGPLHDGGPIEYSLAESESILSPLINACGTGFLKIVDPAIDCIQKLIAHGYLRGEADPSGGAEGQLLSKLIESVCKCYDIGDDAIELSVLKTLLSAVTSISLRIHGDCLLQIVRTCYDIYLGSKNVVNQTTAKASLIQMLVIVFRRMEADSSTVPIQPIVVAELMEPAEKSDADGSMTMFVQGFITKIMQDIDGVLSSTTPSRVSMGAHDGAFETTTVETTNPADLLDSTDKDMLDAKYWEISMYKTALEGRKGELADGEMERDEDLEVQIGNKLRRDAFLVFRALCKLAMKTPPKEASVDPQLMRGKIVALELLKILLENAGAVFRTSDRFLGAIKQYLCLSLLKNSASSLVIVFQLSCSIFISLVSRFRAGLKAEIGVFFPMIVLRVLENVAQPNFQQKMIVLRFLEKLCVDSQILVDIFINYDCDVNSSNIFERMVNGLLKTAQGVHPGTVTSLLPPQEVTMKLEAMKCLVAILKSMGDWMNKQLRIPDLNSTRNIDVADNTLEAGSLPMANGNGDEAVEGSSDSHSEASTEASDVLTIEQRRAYKLELQEGISLFNRKPKKGIEFLINANKVGATPEEIATFLKNGSGLNKTLIGDYLGEREDLSLKVMHAYVDSFDFQGMEFDEAIRVFLRGFRLPGEAQKIDRIMEKFSERYCKCNPKVFTSADTAYVLAYSVILLNTDSHNIMVKNKMSADDFIRNNRGIDDGKDLPEEYLRSLYERISRNEIKMKEDDLALQQKQSMNSNKILGLDSILNIVIRKRGEDRMETSDDLIRHMQEQFKEKARKSESVYYAATDVVILRFMIEVCWAPMLAAFSVPLDQSDDEVVIAYCLEGFRHAIHVTAVMSMKTHRDAFVTSLAKFTSLHSPADIKQKNIDAIKAIVTIADEDGNYLQEAWEHILTCVSRFEHLHLLGEGAPPDATFFSFPQNESDKSKQTKSTVLPVLKKKGPGRMQYAAAAVMRGSYDSAGIGGSASGAVTSEQMNNLVSNLNMLEQVGSSEMNRIFTRSQKLNSEAIVDFVKALCKVSMEELRSASDPRVFSLTKIVEIAHYNMNRIRLVWSRIWNVLSDFFVNIGCSENLSIAIFAMDSLRQLSMKFLEREELANYNFQNEFMKPFVIVMRKSSAVEIRELIIRCVSQMVLSRVNNVKSGWKSMFMVFTTAAYDDHKNIVLLSFEIMEKIIRDYFPYITETETTTFTDCVNCLIAFTNSRFNKDISLNAIAFLRFCATKLAEGDLGSSARNKDKDPPGKIYPSSPQVGKDFRHDNGEVMDKENHLYFWFPLLAGLSELSFDPRPEIRKSALQVLFDTLRNHGHLFSLPLWERVFESVLFPIFDYVRHAIDPTGGESPGQDVDSDGGELDQDAWLYETCTLALQLVVDLFVRFYNTVNPLLRKVLILLVSFISRPHQSLAGIGIAAFVRLMSNAGDLFSEEKWLEVVSSLKEAAVATLPDFSYLVTGELTPRSQNGLTGHSNQESAASGSPNDDPERVMTRRLYASISDAKCRAAVQLLLIQAVMEIYNMYRQQLSVKNTLVLFDALHEVALHAHKINTDTTLRSRLQEFGTMTQMQDPPLLRLENESYQICLTFLQNLIMDRPPPFDDAQVETCLVTLCREVLQFYIETSRSAHTSQLSSSSQPQWLIPMGSGKRRELASRAPLVVATLQAICGLAESSFEKNISGFFPLIASLISCEHGSNEVQAALSDMLSSSVGPVLLRSC; this comes from the exons ATGGCTTCTTCGGAAGCCGATTCCCGCTTAAGCCAAGTCGTAGCCCCAGCCCTTGAGAAGATCATTAAGAATGCGTCCTGGCGGAAACACTCAAAACTTGCTCATCAGTGTAAATCGGTTCTCGAGAGGATCAACTCTCATCAGAAGCAGCCAATTCCCGGCGATTCTGAATCCGACGACTCGATCCCTGGCCCGCTCCACGACGGTGGGCCTATTGAGTACTCACTTGCGGAGTCTGAATCGATTCTTAGCCCTCTGATTAACGCCTGTGGCACTGGCTTCCTCAAGATCGTTGATCCAGCCATTGATTGCATCCAGAAATTAATCGCACACGGTTACTTACGCGGCGAGGCTGACCCCAGTGGAGGCGCTGAGGGgcaactcttgtcgaagttaaTTGAATCCGTCTGTAAATGTTATGATATTGGCGATGATGCAATTGAGCTTTCGGTGCTTAAGACGCTTCTTTCTGCGGTTACTTCAATTTCGTTGAGGATACACGGTGATTGTCTGTTGCAGATTGTGAGGACTTGTTATGATATATATCTTGGGAGTAAAAATGTAGTGAATCAGACGACGGCGAAAGCATCATTGATCCAAATGTTGGTGATTGTCTTTCGGAGAATGGAGGCAGACTCATCGACAGTACCGATTCAGCCGATTGTAGTAGCTGAATTAATGGAACCGGCCGAGAAATCTGACGCAGATGGGTCAATGACGATGTTTGTGCAGGGTTTCATAACCAAAATTATGCAAGATATTGATGGAGTTTTGAGTTCGACTACGCCAAGTAGGGTTTCTATGGGAGCGCATGACGGAGCTTTTGAGACGACCACTGTTGAGACAACAAATCCTGCGGATTTGTTGGATTCGACTGACAAGGACATGTTAGATGCCAAGTATTGGGAGATAAGCATGTACAAAACAGCGTTAGAGGGGAGGAAAGGGGAATTGGCTGATGGAGAAATGGAGAGAGATGAAGATTTAGAGGTTCAGATTGGGAATAAGCTGCGGAGGGATGCTTTTTTGGTGTTTAGAGCCCTCTGCAAGTTGGCAATGAAGACCCCTCCTAAAGAGGCCTCCGTTGATCCCCAGCTGATGAGAGGAAAAATAGTAGCTCTAGAGTTGTTGAAGATCCTGTTGGAGAATGCTGGGGCAGTCTTTAGAACTAGTGACAG GTTTTTAGGTGCCATTAAGCAATACTTATGTCTCTCGCTGTTAAAGAACAGTGCTTCAAGTCTTGTGATTGTTTTCCAGCTTTCTTGCTCAATTTTCATTAGCCTTGTTTCAAGGTTTAGAGCTGGGTTGAAAGCAGAGATTGGAGTATTTTTCCCTATGATTGTTCTTAGAGTTTTGGAAAATGTTGCTCAACCAAATTTTCAACAGAAGATGATAGTGCTGCGCTTTTTGGAAAAGCTATGTGTTGATTCACAGATATTGGTTGATATATTCATTAATTATGATTGTGATGTCAATTCATCTAATATTTTTGAGAG AATGGTCAATGGACTTCTTAAAACTGCTCAAGGTGTCCATCCTGGTACTGTGACTTCATTGTTGCCACCTCAGGAAGTGACCATGAAACTTGAAGCTATGAAATGCTTAGTGGCCATTTTGAAATCGATGGGAGATTGGATGAACAAACAATTACGCATTCCAGATCTTAATTCAACAAGGAATATTGATGTAGCAGATAACACTCTTGAAGCTGGAAGTCTTCCTATGGCCAATGGAAATGGGGATGAGGCTGTTGAAGGATCATCAGATTCTCATTCTGAAGCCTCGACTGAAGCTTCTGATGTTTTGACTATTGAGCAACGTCGGGCTTACAAGCTAGAACTTCAG GAAGGTATTTCTCTTTTTAATCGGAAACCTAAAAAAGGGATTGAATTCCTTATTAATGCGAATAAGGTTGGTGCTACTCCGGAAGAGATAGCAACTTTTCTGAAAAATGGGTCTGGTTTGAACAAGACCCTTATTGGTGATTATCTGGGAGAAAGGGAGGATTTATCACTGAAAGTTATGCATGCCTATGTTGATTCTTTTGACTTTCAAGGCATGGAGTTTGATGAGGCTATCAGGGTGTTCCTACGGGGCTTCAGGCTACCTGGCGAGGCACAAAAGATTGACCGCATCATGGAAAAATTTTCTGAGCGTTACTGTAAATGCAATCCTAAGGTTTTTACAAGTGCTGATACAGCTTATGTCCTTGCATACTCTGTAATCTTGCTCAACACTGATTCCCATAATATCATGGTGAAGAACAAG ATGTCAGCTGATGATTTTATTAGGAACAACCGCGGGATTGATGATGGAAAAGATCTACCTGAGGAGTATCTGAGGTCATTATATGAACGCATATCAAGAAACGAGATCAAAATGAAAGAAGATGATTTGGCTCTCCAACAAAAACAGTCTATGAACTCAAACAAAATTTTAGGCTTGGACAGTATCCTGAATATTGTGATACGTAAACGGGGTGAAGATAGGATGGAAACCAGTGATGATCTTATTAGGCACATGCAAGAACAGTTTAAGGAAAAAGCTCGCAAATCTGA GTCAGTTTATTATGCGGCAACAGATGTTGTGATACTTCGGTTCATGATTGAGGTATGCTGGGCTCCTATGTTGGCTGCCTTTAGTGTGCCTCTTGATCAAAGCGATGATGAAGTGGTCATAGCTTATTGTCTTGAAGGGTTCCGACATGCTATCCATGTTACTGCTGTGATGTCGATGAAGACTCATAGGGACGCTTTTGTTACTTCGTTGGCAAAGTTTACATCCCTTCATTCTCCTGCTGATATCAAGCAGAAAAACATTGATGCAATCAAG GCAATAGTTACAATTGCTGATGAGGATGGAAACTATTTGCAAGAAGCTTGGGAGCATATTTTGACATGTGTCTCACGCTTTGAACATCTACATCTCTTGGGAGAAGGTGCACCTCCAGATgctacttttttttctttccctcAGAATGAGTCAGACAAGTCAAAACAAACTAAGTCAACCGTCCTCCCTGTATTGAAAAAGAAGGGACCTGGAAGAATGCAGTATGCAGCTGCAGCAGTGATGAGAGGTTCGTATGATAGTGCAGGTATTGGTGGAAGTGCTTCTGGCGCAGTTACATCTGAACAGATGAACAATTTAGTCTCCAATTTAAACATGTTGGAGCAAGTTGGGAGCTCAGAAATGAACCGCATATTCACACGGAGTCAAAAATTAAACAGTGAGGCAATAGTTGACTTTGTCAAGGCTCTTTGTAAGGTCTCCATGGAAGAATTGCGGTCTGCCTCTGATCCACGAGTTTTTAGCCTCACAAAGATTGTTGAGATTGC GCATTATAACATGAACCGCATCAGGCTTGTATGGTCAAGGATTTGGAATGTGCTCTCTGATTTCTTTGTAAATATTGGCTGTTCTGAAAACCTTTCAATTGCAATCTTTGCGATGGATTCTCTACGCCAATTATCAATGAAATTCTTAGAGCGAGAGGAGTTGGCCAACTACAACTTTCAGAATGAGTTTATGAAGCCCTTTGTCATTGTTATGCGTAAAAGTAGTGCTGTTGAAATCAGAGAATTAATCATTAGATGTGTCTCGCAAATGGTTTTATCTCGTGTCAACAATGTTAAGTCAGGATGGAAGAGCATGTTCATG GTTTTTACAACAGCAGCTTATGATGACCACAAAAACATTGTACTCTTGTCCTTTGAGATAATGGAGAAGATTATTCGAGACTACTTCCCATACATCACTGAGACTGAAACAACCACCTTTACAGATTGTGTAAATTGCCTTATCGCTTTCACAAATAGTCGATTCAACAAAGACATTAGCCTCAATGCGATAGCTTTCCTTCGGTTCTGTGCTACAAAACTCGCAGAAGGTGATCTGGGGTCCTCAGCAAGGAACAAGGATAAGGATCCCCCTGGCAAAATTTATCCTTCATCACCTCAAGTTGGAAAGGACTTCCGTCATGATAATGGAGAGGTCATGGATAAGGAAAATCATCTTTATTTCTGGTTCCCTTTGTTGGCAG GGTTGTCAGAACTTAGTTTTGATCCTAGACCTGAAATAAGGAAGAGCGCCTTACAGGTGCTGTTTGATACCTTACGCAATCATGGGCATCTTTTTTCTCTACCTCTCTGGGAACGAGTGTTTGAGTCGGTCCTCTTCCCTATATTTGACTATGTACGGCATGCTATTGATCCTACTGGGGGCGAATCTCCTGGGCAGGATGTTGATAGTGATGGTGGTGAACTTGATCAAGATGCATGGCTTTATGAGACATGCACGTTGGCCCTCCAACTGGTTGTAGATCTTTTTGTCAGATTTTATAACACTGTGAATCCACTTTTAAGAAAGGTGTTGATACTTCTAGTTAGCTTTATTAGCCGTCCACATCAAAGCCTTGCAGGTATTGGTATTGCTGCATTTGTCCGTTTAATGAGTAATGCTGGTGACCTGTTTTCAGAGGAAAAATGGCTGGAAGTGGTTTCGTCACTGAAAGAAGCAGCTGTTGCAACCCTTCCTGATTTCTCTTACCTTGTTACTGGGGAGTTGACACCAAGAAGCCAAAATGGTTTAACTGGACATAGTAATCAAGAGTCTGCAGCATCCGGTTCTCCTAATGATGATCCTGAGAGAGTGATGACTCGTCGTTTGTATGCTTCTATATCTGATGCAAAGTGTAGGGCAGCAGTTCAACTTTTATTGATTCAg GCTGTAATGGAAATATACAATATGTACCGGCAGCAGCTTTCAGTGAAAAATACTTTGGTCCTCTTTGATGCTCTGCATGAAGTGGCATTACATGCTCACAAGATCAATACCGATACAACATTACGATCAAGGCTACAAGAGTTTGGCACGATGACTCAAATGCAAGACCCTCCGCTATTGCGGCTGGAGAATGAGTCCTATCAAATATGCCTCACATTCTTACAAAATCTTATAATGGACAGGCCTCCACCTTTCGACGATGCTCAAGTGGAAACTTGTCTTGTCACCCTTTGCAGGGAGGTGTTACAATTCTATATCGAGACTTCCCGCTCTGCACATACGTCTCAATTATCTTCCAGTTCACAACCGCAGTGGCTGATCCCTATGGGATCTGGTAAACGAAGGGAATTAGCTTCACGAGCACCTCTCGTAGTCGCAACGCTTCAGGCTATCTGTGGTTTGGCAGAGTCTTCATTTGAAAAGAACATAAGTGGTTTCTTCCCCCTGATTGCCAGCTTGATTAGTTGTGAACACGGGTCGAACGAGGTTCAAGCAGCACTCAGCGATATGCTCAGCTCGTCCGTCGGTCCTGTTCTGCTCCGGTCATGTTGA